CACAAAGATGAAAGGTTTGAATGTGGACCTGTTGAACGGAAGAATGATGTAGTAAATCATTTGTAATtgaagtcaaactttatttccTGGAGGGCTTTCTGTGCTCAAGAGAAAGTCACCTTTCGGGGTCCGGAGTAGCTGTGAAATAATGAACCCCCGGCAGAGCGGCATGTGTGGGTATCACAGACACCATACTTCCTGTTGTCATGAACATTCCCTCCATATTGATGCCACTCTCTTTATCTCTCAGGATGTTCATCATTGCGTCGGCGGTAATTTGACCTTCGGTAAACAAGTTGAACAGGagataaaaaacctttttcctGCCGTGACTGCAATTTTCCAAAGTGGCATCTGAGTAAACGAACCATTGCTCTTTTCCAGCAGCTTCTTGCCCTCACAGTATCGGCTGCCGGCAGACTCTATCCTGGCTGTAGTCAAAAAGGAGTAGACTGTAGCGAAGTTGAACTCTGTCTTTCCATCCCACCAGCCTTTGCTTTGGGCATATGCCCTCATTTGTGGATGCTCCTTGTCAATCTTGGTTGTTATGCTGTACTGGTTTGAGATGTTGCGATATCCCTCTGAAGACAAAGCAGGTAATGACACGATTCAACCcaaactgtgcaataataatgttTAACTTGAAAACCTTGCATAAATCAGGGTCCACGTAGTTATGCATTCACTCATCAACCCAGTACAGCTTCTAGCATGCTGTTGGTGACAGCAGCAATAAAGAAAGCAGACTCAAAGTAACTATCTGCATAtagtttaataaatataaaaacgttcaatgtataaatgttaaaggtattgtgacatcatttttaacatgcttttaacactattaaaagtcttggccaacatccctcaaatgtgtctaaaagagtgtaacaagaaaaacttcactcttagtactcttttcctggctttttattacagtgtttttttgcgccgtgaaaaatgcttcctttccccgctttcctgtcaatcattgctccgctcctcctccaaacctcctccagcccagccatacgctcacagcggcgtcggagcgacaggcgaagcatgcacggaagagcaggagggagaaccacagcaaacaatcataaaaataaaggcatgcaagcagcactgtccccttatcttaagtccagtcagtggccgcgggtcttcttagcagttttcctccggtgattagaacaaaagacgctctaaacagctccgtgttaagcctcatttatggttccgcgttaaatcgacgcagagcctacgccgtagggttcagcgtatggtgcgcgtcgcagcgtaaccctacgccgtaggctctgcgtcggtgtaacgcggaaccataaatcagcctttatggtgcgctggagaggagcggaggcagggagctgggtggagggggcggtgatttagcgggccgttacgtaacggcccgccaccaaaccagatgcgccgtttttgcacagttatgcggaaaatcccagaaagcacacaatacactgaatgttaaaagtttgttgttttttgggtgtaattgatgtcaagacacccaacaaaacacaaaaaatcaagaaaaatttgtttttcatgtcacaatccctttaagaaaGTGTTGGAATTGGAAAGTTTtcaggtggaaaaaaaaacagtggctccctctagtggacaaaacgTGTACATTAAGGTTTtttaagttttgttttgtaagaAAGAGATCTGATGTGAACTGGCTACATAAGTTATCTCAATTTCACTTTCATTCTCTGAAATAGCAAGTGTGAATCTTTCCTATCTCCATTCAGAAAATTTTAAGATATACAAGTTGATCATTTACTGTCAAACCTTTGAAGTACTAGTTTTCACATAGCTTAACGATATGTATTACTGCTTGATATGTGGACCATGCTTTTGTGTAAATAAATGCGGTGCTTAAAGTGAGTTTTGCTTTCATTTACTAAGTTTCAAATCTCTATTATCCTCCCCTGGTAATTACCTTGCACTCTCTCTGCTGCCCAATGTTTTCCTGCCGTTTCCAGCACCCATGCCTCCTTCCTGTCTGAGACGAGAAAGCTGTTGTGGTAGGTGAAACCACTGTCATCTTCCATGCACGATCCTCCCTGACCGTGCTTCTCCAGCAGCTCAGCGATAACACCGACAGCTTTCTCAGCTGTATCACCTCTCTCTAGTCCAAGCCTGTACAGTCGGGGAATCACAGATGCAAGTGTCATCCATCATCTTGTCACAAACTTAGACTTAGATCTggcaaaaaaacaactaaaaaaatACCCTGTTAGTGTCttataaagtaattaaaatacACTTTGCAACTCAAGAGTAAGGAGTATAGTTAATCATCTGACAGGAGCATGGAATGATTGTTTGTTTTAGAGATTATTTACCTGACAAGATCCATGCCGAGCAGAGCCTCCTCACCGTCGGCACTCTCTCTGCCCCACACTGCCTCATTTCCAATGCACACTTGATGCTCATTTGCTCCCATCTCTGCCCCCCAGAGCCATGCCGGTCTGCTCAACACGACTGCATAAGTATGGGCAACCTGTGCAATCTCTATGTAGGTACACTATTTACAAATGTCAcaggacacaaaaaaaaactgttaataGCTGTCAACTGGTCTGGTAGAAAACTAAGGGCTtatattaaatatttatttttgtcaccTACCTCAACTTTCTCCTCTGCATTATAGTCTCTGGCAGCAAAGTAAACAACCTCCTGGACTTCATCACACGGCCTGTCAGAGTTTTTCCCAAATATGATGCGTTGTCCCTCAGTGGAAGGTGGTAAAGCCACAAAGGTGTCACAGGAAGACGGGTACATTTTATTCACACACTATCAGGGAGTCAGAAACAAAGATTGTCAAGATTGTTACTCAAACAGTCAGTCCTGTCTTCAGATTAACTGAGCAAACCTGAGCTGCTTATGTAATTTGAAACAtaagttaataataatatacatcttATTACTAATATTTAAACAGCAGCAAACCCCCGACTTTATACGTCACTGTAAGGACTATACCTTGATTTTGAACGTTTGATAGAAAGAGGAGTTTAGTTAAGAGAATCAAAACAACCTTACCAGTCTGATCTGAGCGTCTTCAGTTTCACAGCTGACGTCACTAACACGGAAACAGTAAAGTCACGTGGCCAAAATGAAACATATTCGTTGTAATAGCGTGATACCAATttgatatttattatttaaacaTTTCTGGGAGATTTTATAGTtacaaaaaaagatttattctgtcaaaaattttactttttttgtttatttttactatTTGTTACCACCGTTTTACTTCCCCGGTGTTTAGATAACTATTTACGATAGAATATgtcgttttattttttcctttttcgttttgtttttttaagataaATGTCCAGTGTCAGAAATGaacaaaaaggacaaaaaataaataaattaaaaaaaatccgaatatataataataatctgGGCTGCACTTGAAATAGATTGGTATTAATCAACATattgaaaaaaacattaatattaataatattgtaAATGTTGATGGCGTTTATCTTTTCAGGAGTTCGTGACGTGTCAGGTTGGTGTTTACATCCGGAGCGGAGCGGCAGCAGCATCAGCTTAGCTCTCTGCTAACAACAGTGGTCGTTTTACTTTTACAGTTTATGGTCGACAGCAGCCATGGGGAAGTCGTTTGCCAATTTTATGTGTAAGAAGGATTTCCACCCTGCTTCAAAATCAAATATTAAAAAGGTAGGTTCTTCTTTACTGCCAGCTTTATTGTTTTTAAGATATAAGACGTAGCCCCTGGTGCTGGGCTATCATTGAAACCAATGGAGAGCACAAGCTTGATCTtcatattgttttttaaaacttaaataTGTATGTTACAGATAGCTCACCACAGTCATGTATTTTGGTCATGTATAGTTATAAGAATTTTGAATTTTGGGAAAACTCTGTCAGAGAATTGGAGAATATTTTTGGTGTTTCTTTTGATAAAAATCCACTGGTGTTATTACTTGGAAAAACACCAGAAGAAATTCAGAGGAAAGATACTcacttgtttttagttttaagaGTAGAATTAAACAAATTACAAGAAATTGGTTAAAGGATGATAATTTAATTCATTCTAAATGGAAGGATCTTGTAAATGACATatatgaaaaggaaaataataacaatgagaCTTAGAAATcaagtttatatttttgaagAAAGATGGGAAACATGGGTGAGGTACACAACAAACAATAGACCTAATGACCCATAACATgatttttgtgtatgttttgtctCCGAATGTGTTTACACTTCTGTCCATGTAGTGTATATAGGGTATCCTCTGAATGAAATCTTATATGAATTGACAAAgtgatatatatgtatgtttttaattttgtttgatttttatttatttttttgtgtgagtGTTTTGTtgcttattttattctgttgtccttttattttccaaaaaaatgaaaataaaaaaatatgtatgtTACATTAGACGTTTGTGATAAAATATGCATATGCTTTTGTTGTTTTCCGACTTAGTTTATgagtgttgatttttttttttttcttcatttgtttGTGTACGCGCATCGTACGCGTGCATGTGTCTGGTCTCTCTtttaattatattatttgtatgtAATATAAATGACCACATTAGTTAGGTAAAGAAACACACTggatctttgtttttatttcacatttaaGACTTGTTTGATGACGATGAACTGCAGATATCGTGGGTCCTTGACTTGTCAATCATCCACCCTTAATTTTCCAATGtttcttccaaaaaaaaaaaggctaaatgTCCTAACAAATACATTGAAAGATATGCACACTTAAATTATGATATGTAGTGATGCAAAGAAGTTGGAGGAGGCACTTTCATTTCCAAAGATTtcaaaaaataacttttttttttcagattaatCAAGGAGAATATGCATTCACCACATCTGTCTTTCTCTTCTAGGTATGGATAGCCGAACAGAAACTGACTTTCGAGAAGAAGAGGCAGGAGGATCTTATGCAGGCATATCTAAAAGAGCAGGACACTTACAACAACAGGTTAGGTTGAAAGTACTTTCAGGAATATGCTTTGCGCTTCCTTtgcaaataattattttaatacCTAGTGTGGCATGGCAAGAAAAGCATATGAACCCCTTCAAGTtaactggttttctgcattCATTTGCAATATAATACCATCTGATCTACATCTAAGTTACAATAATTGACTAACACACTTTGTGATAAGTCACAATCAATTATAAgttattatttttgtatttaaaaaaataaaaacgttatTAAACATTATTGGTAGTTTATGGACACACTTGGAGCCCATTTAGTTTGGAGGTGTAGGTTAGAACTATCTTGATCGATAAAAGTAACAAGAAGCATTTCCTGATGCGAACCGTAGCCCTCAAACAGGAGATCACTGAAATTATGACTCTAAAATCATGATACAGATTCTTCAATGAAGTTGAAGATAATAACACATCacaggaaatgtcaaacttctcTGCTCGTGAGTCtactatatatacatttttgaaCAGCCGTGCTTCCAATTCAGTTCAggtcaattttatttgtatacaaTCTATTACTATAGAAGTTGCTATAGCACTTTCCAGAACTGCAACCCTGCATGACCCCTTagcaattattaaataaacaatggcccgtaaaaactcccctagcggGAGAAAAGCGAAATAGTGTCACGgcaaaactcccctttaacagagaagaaaccttgagcaggacatggctcataaggggggaccgtcctgccgaaggccagccgGTTAGAGCAGGAAG
This DNA window, taken from Cololabis saira isolate AMF1-May2022 chromosome 6, fColSai1.1, whole genome shotgun sequence, encodes the following:
- the scrn3 gene encoding secernin-3 — its product is MYPSSCDTFVALPPSTEGQRIIFGKNSDRPCDEVQEVVYFAARDYNAEEKVECTYIEIAQVAHTYAVVLSRPAWLWGAEMGANEHQVCIGNEAVWGRESADGEEALLGMDLVRLGLERGDTAEKAVGVIAELLEKHGQGGSCMEDDSGFTYHNSFLVSDRKEAWVLETAGKHWAAERVQEGYRNISNQYSITTKIDKEHPQMRAYAQSKGWWDGKTEFNFATVYSFLTTARIESAGSRYCEGKKLLEKSNGQITADAMMNILRDKESGINMEGMFMTTGSMVSVIPTHAALPGVHYFTATPDPERSTFKPFIFVKHAVPLKETTSPSFGADDPVKKMPRFQTKPDRKHPLFVKHELVAAIIESNKDRGEKITHAMKQLEKDSIKTMEKILMEGIEEPDILANLFSGSVQKEISIYGKS